One genomic window of Sodaliphilus pleomorphus includes the following:
- a CDS encoding DUF3822 family protein, whose amino-acid sequence MSNLSNTTSDIHIEHPEYWTLLLELCPGRLRYMFYDVDQDNSLIAGDIALDLSAGSYLKALENAVYDNPVLLDDYKQVRVIVDSMQFVVLPPAYDDETCALDALDAAFPNREGDLVFCRLPRCQVGIACDTPQGVTGFLQRTFNMPPVVHHLYPLCEHYRRQDDNREVACVHLNLNDGCADMLITRNKQLVMANSYPLKAADDAVYYALHAWKTFGLDQQRDELLIAGDRDLTSAATATLRKYVSYVMPPIFPAQALKIGQDAMKAPLKLILLALCE is encoded by the coding sequence ATGAGCAATCTCTCTAACACGACCAGCGACATCCACATCGAGCATCCCGAGTACTGGACACTGCTGCTTGAGCTGTGCCCAGGCAGGCTGCGCTACATGTTCTACGACGTGGATCAGGACAACTCGCTCATCGCAGGCGACATTGCCCTCGACCTGAGTGCGGGTTCCTACTTGAAAGCTCTGGAGAATGCCGTCTACGACAATCCCGTGTTGCTCGACGACTACAAGCAGGTGCGGGTGATTGTCGACTCGATGCAATTTGTGGTGCTTCCGCCTGCCTATGACGACGAGACCTGTGCCCTCGACGCCCTCGACGCCGCCTTTCCCAACCGCGAGGGCGACCTCGTGTTCTGCCGGCTGCCGCGGTGCCAGGTGGGCATTGCCTGCGACACGCCGCAGGGCGTGACAGGCTTCTTGCAGCGCACCTTCAACATGCCCCCGGTGGTGCACCACCTCTACCCGCTGTGCGAGCACTACCGCCGCCAGGACGACAATCGCGAGGTCGCTTGTGTGCACCTGAACCTGAACGACGGTTGTGCCGACATGCTCATCACACGCAACAAGCAGCTCGTGATGGCCAACAGCTACCCGCTCAAGGCCGCAGACGATGCCGTGTACTATGCCTTGCACGCCTGGAAGACCTTCGGGCTCGACCAGCAGCGCGACGAGTTGCTCATCGCCGGCGACCGTGACCTGACCAGCGCCGCCACAGCCACACTGCGCAAGTATGTGAGCTATGTGATGCCGCCCATTTTCCCGGCACAAGCCCTCAAGATAGGACAGGACGCCATGAAGGCGCCGTTGAAATTAATACTGCTTGCCCTATGCGAATAA